The segment AGTGTTAGGCGGTATTTCAGGTTCGTACAGCAGGATATTAAACATTGATAGCCTCGAGCAGTTTACTAAAATCATTAGCGCAGGAAATGCTGTTTCCAATGCTGCGAAGCTCTTTGGCATTACTTAAATTTTTGGTGTATTTACCTACAAATTTGCGAAAAAGATTGCTGGCTTTTTTCTCCGGAAACAAATTAAGTAAATATCCATAATGTTTCCTTAATGTATCCTGCAGGGATATGGATGTAAGTTTCAGGCAATCACTTATAAGCCAGGGATTTCCCATCAGACCTCGACCAAGCATTATAAAATCTACAGGATACTTAACGTTGTGAGCAGTAATTTCAGAGGAGGTTTTAATATCTCCAGAACCTATTAATTTCAGTGTAGTAATTTTGCGTAAGTCTATAAATTTACTCCAATCAGCCGAGCCGCTAAAGAGCTGAGTTGCATAACGCGGATGAAGGCAAATGGCATCGACTCCCTCAAGCTGGGCTATACGTGCCAGTTGTAAATAATTTTCTTCTGCAGCTGACCAGCCCAATCTTATTTTTATAGTCAAGGGTATTGATATTGCCTTCCTGACAGCTTTTATGATATGTTGGCAGAGAGTGATATCTTTCATGAGTATAGCCCCGGCACCCTGTTTAACAACTTTTTTTACCGGACAACCAAAATTGATATCAATAACATCAGCGCCCTTGTCTTCAAAAAACTTTGCGGCATAAGCCATACTTATTGGATCCTTGCCGAATATCTGTGTAGAAACAGGATGTTCGCCGCTGATAAACGAGAATGAGCGGCACTTGGAGCTGTTTTTATAAACCCCGATTGCGGATATC is part of the Candidatus Margulisiibacteriota bacterium genome and harbors:
- a CDS encoding tRNA-dihydrouridine synthase family protein; translated protein: MPNIGSLQLKNNLVCAPLAGISDYSFRQLARDFGIGLSYTEMISAIGVYKNSSKCRSFSFISGEHPVSTQIFGKDPISMAYAAKFFEDKGADVIDINFGCPVKKVVKQGAGAILMKDITLCQHIIKAVRKAISIPLTIKIRLGWSAAEENYLQLARIAQLEGVDAICLHPRYATQLFSGSADWSKFIDLRKITTLKLIGSGDIKTSSEITAHNVKYPVDFIMLGRGLMGNPWLISDCLKLTSISLQDTLRKHYGYLLNLFPEKKASNLFRKFVGKYTKNLSNAKELRSIGNSISCANDFSKLLEAINV